From Saccharomyces paradoxus chromosome III, complete sequence, a single genomic window includes:
- the CDC39 gene encoding CCR4-NOT core subunit CDC39 (Component of the CCR4-NOT1 core complex~similar to YCR093W) → MLSATYSDLNTASNIETSKGKQAAQILIAQISLLFTTLNNNNFESVEREIKHILDRSSVDIYIRVWERLLTLSSRDILQAGKFLLQENLLHRLLLEFAKDLPKKSTDLIELLKKRTFDNQGFQKQTGITLSLFIDLFDKSANKDIIESLDRSSQINDFKTIKMNHTNYLRNFFLQTTPETLEPNLRDLLHSLEGESLNDLLALLLSEILSPGSQNLQNDPTRSWLTPSTILDATNCGDVIARSINSVQPNQINWNRVFNLMSTKYFLSAPLKPTTASLSCLFAALHDGPVIDEFFSCDWKVIFKLDLAIQLHKWSVQNGCFDLLSAEGTRKVSESIPNTKRSLLYLLSIASLNLELFLQREELSDSPMLAYFQECFFEDFNYAPEYLVLALIKEMKRFILLIENRTIIDEILITLLIQVYNKSPSSFKDVISTITDDSRIVDAAKIIINSDEAPIANFLKSLLDTGRLDSVINKLPFNEAFRILPCARQIGWEGFDTFLKTKVSPSNVDVVLESLEAQTKMTDANTPFRPLKTFDLFAFHSLIGVLNKCPLDVLQLRRFESIEFSLLIAFPRLINFGFGHDEAILANGDITAINNDIEKEMQNYLQKMYSGELAIKDVIELLRRLRDSDLPRDQEVFTCITHAVIAESTFFQDYPLDALATTSVLFGSMILFQLLRGFVLDVAFRIIMRFAKEPPESKMFKFAVQAIYAFRIRLAEYPQYCKDLLREVPALKSQAQVYQSIVEAATLVNAPKERPRPAQEMIPLKFFVVDEVSCQINQEGAPKDVVEKVLFVLNNVTLANLSNKVDELKKNLSPNFFSWFSTYLVTQRAKTEPNYHELYSKVIVAIGSGLLHQFMVNVTLRQLFVLLSTKDEQAIDKKHLKNLASWLGCITLALNKPIKHKNIAFREMLLEAYKEKRLEIVVPFVTKILQGASESKIFKPPNPWTVGILKLLIELNEKANWKLSLTFEVEVLLKSFNLTTKSLKPSNFINTPEVIETLSGALGSITLEQQQTEQQRQIMLMQQHQQQMLIYQQRQQQQQRQQQQQQQHHMSANTITDQQTNFGGEGSISHDNPFNNLLGSTIFVTHPDLKRVFQMALAKSVREILLEVVEKSSGIAVVTTTKIILKDFATEVDESKLKTAAIIMVRHLAQSLARATSIEPLKEGIRSTMESLAPNLMSLSSSPAEELDTAINENVGIALVLIEKASMDKSTQDLADQLMQAIAIRRYHKERRADQPFVTQNTNPYSLSLPEPLGLKNTGVTPQQFRVYEEFGKNIPNLDVIPFAGLPAHAPPLTPNMGLSQPQQQQAQMPTQLLTSEQIRAQQQQQQQLQKNRLNQPSHSSQPPVVNVPNPQGGIAAVQSDLEQNQRVLVHLMDILVSQIKENAAKNNLAELGDQNQIKTIIFQILTFIAKSAQKDQLALKVSQAVVNSLFATSESPLCREVLSLLLEKLCSLSLVARKDVVWWLVYALDSRKFNVPVIRSLLEVNLIDATELDNVLVTAMKNKMENSTEFAMKLIQNAVLSDDPILMRMDFIKTLEHLASLEDENVKKFIKEFEDTKIMPVRKGTKTTRTEKFYLVFTEWVKLLQRVENNDIITAVFIKQLVEKGVISDTDNLITFVKSSLELSVSSFKESDPTDEVFIAIDALGSLIVKLLILQDFKDDTRRDYINAIFSVIVLVFAKDHSQEGTTFNERPYFRLFSNILYEWATIRTHNFVRISDSKTRQELIEFDSVFYNTFSGYLHALQPFAFPGFSFAWVTLLSHRMLLPIMLRLPNKIGWEKLMLLIIDLFKFLDQYTSKHAVSDAVSVVYKGTLRVILGISNDVPSFLIENHYELMNNLPPTYFQLKNVILSAIPKHMTVPNPYDVTLNMENIPSCKELPEVFIDPVIDLHSLKKPVDNYLRIPSNSLLRTILNSIYKDTYDIKKGVGYDFLSIDSKLVRAIVLHVGIEAGIEYKRTSSNAVFNTKSSYYTLLFNLIQNGNIEMKYQIILAIVEQLRYPNIHTYWFSFVLMNMFKSDEWNDQKLEVQEIILRNFLKRIIVNKPHTWGVSVFFTQLINSSDIHLLDLPFVQSVPEIKLILQQLVKYSKKYTNCEQDDKSSTVDRRQTPLQSNA, encoded by the coding sequence ATGCTATCGGCCACTTACAGTGATTTGAACACAGCATCTAATATTGAAACGTCAAAGGGAAAACAGGCCGCTCAAATCCTCATTGCACAAATTAGTTTATTATTCACGACTCttaacaacaacaatttcGAATCCGTGGAAAGGGAAATTAAACATATTTTAGACAGATCGTCCGTAGATATTTACATAAGAGTTTGGGAGCGTTTATTAACCTTAAGTTCTCGGGACATTTTACAAGCgggaaaatttttacttCAAGAGAATTTACTGCACAGATTACTATTGGAATTTGCCAAGGATTtaccaaagaaaagtaCAGACCTTATTGAGCTTTTAAAAAAACGAACCTTCGATAACCAGGggtttcaaaaacaaacaGGAATTACATTATCACTTTTCATTGATCTATTTGATAAATCTGCAAACAAGGATATTATAGAATCACTTGACCGCTCCTCTCAGATTAACGATTTCAAGACAATCAAGATGAATCATACAAATTATTTAAGGaactttttccttcaaacTACACCAGAAACACTAGAGCCCAATTTACGCGACTTATTGCATTCATTGGAAGGTGAAAGTCTAAATGACTTGCTGGCTCTTTTACTATCAGAAATACTTTCACCTGGGTCTCagaatttacaaaatgaCCCCACACGGAGTTGGTTAACACCTTCGACGATTTTAGACGCAACTAACTGTGGTGACGTTATAGCAAGGTCAATAAACTCTGTGCAACCCAACCAGATAAATTGGAACCGTGTGTTTAATTTAATGTCAACAAAGTACTTTCTAAGTGCACCATTAAAGCCTACCACAGCATCTTTGAGTTGCTTGTTTGCTGCATTACACGATGGCCCAgttattgatgaatttttcagctgCGACTGGAAAGTTATTTTCAAACTAGATCTGGCCATTCAACTTCATAAGTGGTCGGTACAGAACGGCTGCTTTGATTTACTGAGTGCAGAAGGTACTAGGAAAGTCTCTGAATCCATCCCGAACACAAAGCGATCTTTACTCTACTTATTATCTATTGCATCACTGAATTTAGAATTGTTCCTACAAAGGGAGGAATTGTCTGATAGTCCTATGCTAGCTTATTTTCAAGAGTgcttttttgaagatttcaaCTACGCCCCTGAGTATCTTGTTTTGGCAttaatcaaagaaatgaagCGGTTCATTTTATTGATAGAAAACAGGACAATCATAGATGAGATACTGATTACTTTACTAATTCAAGTTTATAATAAATCACCATCATCGTTCAAGGACGTTATATCTACAATAACTGATGATTCCAGGATCGTAGACGCAGCCAAAATCATAATCAATTCTGATGAAGCACCTATTGCAAACTTTTTAAAGTCGTTGTTAGATACTGGGAGGTTAGATTCAGTCATTAATAAACTTCCCTTCAATGAAGCTTTTAGAATTTTGCCATGCGCAAGACAGATTGGTTGGGAAGGGTTCGATACTTTTTTAAAGACAAAAGTTTCACCATCTAATGTCGATGTAGTGCTGGAATCACTAGAAGCTCAAACGAAAATGACTGATGCAAACACTCCATTTAGGCCATTAAAAACATTTGActtatttgcttttcatTCATTAATTGGAGTATTGAACAAATGCCCACTGGATGTTCTCCAATTACGGAGGTTTGAATCCATAgagttttctttattaattGCCTTTCCTAGACTGATAAATTTTGGTTTTGGACACGATGAAGCTATTTTAGCCAATGGTGACATTACAGCAATTAATAACGATATCGAAAAGGAGATGCAGAACTATCTACAGAAAATGTATAGTGGTGAATTAGCCATCAAAGATGTCATCGAACTTCTAAGAAGGTTAAGGGATAGCGACTTGCCTAGAGACCAGGAAGTCTTTACATGTATTACTCACGCTGTTATTGCAGAATCGACATTCTTCCAAGATTACCCATTAGATGCATTAGCTACAACATCTGTTCTTTTTGGATCCATGATTCTTTTCCAACTGTTACGTGGATTTGTATTAGACGTCGCATTTAGGATAATCATGAGGTTTGCCAAGGAGCCTCCAGAATCCAAGATGTTTAAGTTTGCTGTTCAAGCTATTTATGCATTTAGAATACGTTTGGCCGAATATCCACAGTATTGTAAGGATCTGTTGAGAGAAGTTCCGGCTTTAAAGTCTCAAGCTCAAGTTTACCAATCCATCGTTGAGGCTGCCACATTAGTAAATGCCCCAAAGGAAAGGCCAAGACCTGCCCAGGAAATGATCCcactaaaattttttgtcgTGGATGAAGTCTCATGTCAGATCAATCAAGAAGGTGCTCCTAAAGATGTCGTAGAAAaagttctttttgttctcAATAATGTTACGCTAGCTAATTTGAGTAATAAGGTCgatgaattgaagaaaaatttatcaccaaattttttttcttggttttCCACATATTTAGTTACTCAAAGGGCCAAAACAGAACCTAACTATCATGAACTTTATAGTAAGGTTATAGTTGCTATAGGATCGGGATTACTGCACCAATTCATGGTCAACGTTACTTTGAGACAATTATTTGTTCTATTATCCACAAAGGACGAGCAAGCTATCGATAAGAAGCACCTAAAAAACTTGGCCTCATGGTTAGGCTGTATCACTTTAGCTTTAAACAAACCAATCAAACACAAGAACATCGCCTTCAGGGAAATGTTACTTGAAGCctataaggaaaaaagactGGAAATAGTTGTCCCGTTCGTAACAAAGATTTTACAAGGGGCTTctgaatcaaaaatttttaaaccACCGAATCCATGGACTGTTGGTATATTGAAGCTGTTGATTGAGTTAAACGAAAAAGCAAACTGGAAATTAAGTTTGACCTTCGAAGTTGAGGTCTTATTAAAGTCTTTCAATTTGACCACCAAATCCCTTAAGCCCTCaaatttcattaatactCCTGAAGTTATAGAAACTTTATCAGGAGCTTTGGGTTCAATCACTTTGGAGCAACAACAAACGGAACAGCAAAGGCAAATTATGCTAATGCAACAGCACCAACAGCAGATGCTAATATACCAACAGAgacagcaacaacaacaaaggcaacaacaacaacaacaacagcatcATATGAGTGCGAATACAATCACAGATCAACAAACGAACTTTGGTGGCGAGGGATCAATTTCACATGATAATCCATTCAACAACTTACTTGGTTCTACTATTTTTGTAACCCATCCTGACTTGAAGAGGGTCTTTCAAATGGCTTTAGCCAAATCAGTGCGTGAAATTCTGTTAGAAGTGGTTGAAAAGTCATCAGGAATTGCTGTTGTTACGacaacaaaaataatactCAAAGACTTTGCCACTGAAGTTGATGAATCTAAATTAAAAACCGCTGCAATCATTATGGTAAGGCATTTGGCACAAAGTTTAGCTCGAGCTACCTCGATCGAACCATTGAAAGAAGGCATACGTTCTACTATGGAATCACTAGCACCAAACTTAATGtccctttcttcttctccagCAGAGGAACTTGACACGGCAATAAATGAGAATGTCGGTATTGCTTTAGttttaattgaaaaagcatCTATGGATAAGTCCACTCAAGATTTGGCAGACCAATTGATGCAGGCGATTGCTATTCGTCGTTACCACAAGGAAAGAAGGGCTGATCAACCATTTGTTACTCAAAATACCAACCCGTATTCACTATCCTTACCAGAACCTCTTGGATTAAAAAATACTGGTGTTACTCCTCAACAATTTAGAGTATATGAAGAATTTGGTAAGAATATTCCAAACTTGGATGTCATTCCATTCGCAGGATTGCCCGCTCATGCTCCACCGTTAACTCCAAACATGGGTCTATCTCAAccacagcagcaacaaGCACAAATGCCTACTCAGCTCTTAACCTCCGAACAAATAAGAGctcaacaacagcaacaacagcaattACAGAAGAACCGTCTGAATCAACCATCCCACTCGTCCCAACCCCCGGTTGTAAATGTGCCGAATCCTCAAGGTGGAATTGCTGCGGTTCAATCAGATTTGGAACAGAACCAACGTGTTCTTGTGCATCTCATGGACATTTTGGTCTCTCAAATTAAGGAAAATGCTGCGAAGAATAACTTAGCTGAATTAGGTgatcaaaatcaaatcaaaaccatcatttttcaaattttgacGTTTATTGCAAAGAGCGCACAAAAGGATCAGTTAGCATTAAAGGTCTCACAAGCTGTTGTTAATAGCCTTTTTGCTACTAGCGAGAGTCCTCTTTGCAGAGAAGTTTTGTCCTtacttttggaaaagttaTGTTCTTTATCTCTCGTTGCTAGAAAAGACGTTGTTTGGTGGTTGGTTTATGCCTTGGATAGTAGAAAATTTAATGTTCCCGTTATCAGATCCCTACTGGAAGTTAATTTAATTGATGCTACAGAATTAGATAACGTTCTAGTTACTGCaatgaagaataaaatGGAGAACTCCACCGAATTTGCGATGAAATTAATCCAGAATGCTGTGTTGTCTGATGATCCAATTTTAATGAGGATGGACTTCATTAAAACCTTGGAACACTTAGCTTCtttagaagatgaaaacgtgaagaaatttatcaaagaattCGAGGATACTAAGATAATGCCAGTGAGAAAAGGTACCAAAACTACAAGAACAGAGAAATTTTACTTGGTGTTTACAGAATGGGTAAAATTACTTCAAAGAGTTGAAAATAACGACATAATCACAGCTGTTTTTATCAAACAATTAGTCGAGAAGGGCGTAATCAGTGATACCGATAATTTAATTACATTTGTCAAAAGTTCTCTTGAGTTGTCAGTTTCTTCATTCAAAGAAAGTGATCCGACTGATGAAGTTTTCATCGCTATTGATGCTCTAGGATCGTTAATTGTAAAACTGTTGATTTTGCAGGATTTCAAAGATGATACAAGAAGAGATTACATTAACGCAATATTTTCTGTGATCGTTTTAGTGTTCGCTAAGGATCATAGCCAAGAGGGTACCACATTTAATGAAAGACCATATTTCAGATTATTTTCTAACATCTTATATGAGTGGGCTACCATTAGGACACACAATTTTGTTAGGATATCTGATTCCAAAACCAGACAAGAGCTAATTGAATTTGATTCTGTATTTTACAACACTTTCTCAGGATATTTGCACGCTTTGCAACCATTTGCCTTCCCTGGATTCTCATTTGCATGGGTGACATTATTATCACACAGGATGTTATTACCAATTATGTTAAGATTACCCAACAAAATAGGTTGGGAAAAGTTGATGCTTTTGATAATTGATTTGTTTAAGTTTTTGGACCAGTACACGAGTAAACATGCCGTCTCTGATGCTGTTTCCGTTGTTTATAAGGGAACACTGCGTGTTATTTTAGGTATTTCGAATGATGTACCATCCTTtttaattgaaaatcaCTATGAATTAATGAACAATTTACCTCCGACATACTTTCAACTAAAAAATGTCATTCTATCTGCTATTCCTAAACATATGACCGTTCCCAACCCGTACGATGTGACTCTTAATATGGAGAATATTCCTTCATGTAAGGAACTACCCGAAGTGTTCATTGATCCAGTAATTGATTTACACTCATTAAAGAAACCAGTTGACAACTACCTACGTATCCCTTCCAATTCATTATTAAGGACCATTCTAAACTCCATCTATAAGGATACGTATGACATAAAAAAGGGCGTTGGCTACGACTTTTTATCTATCGATAGTAAACTGGTCCGTGCTATCGTATTACATGTGGGTATTGAAGCAGGAATAGAATATAAGAGAACGTCTTCAAATGCGGTATTCAATACGAAGTCTTCCTACTATACTCTACTGTTTAACCTGATCCAAAATGGTAACATTGAaatgaaatatcaaatcaTATTAGCTATTGTAGAACAATTGAGATATCCAAATATTCACACCTATTGGTTCAGCTTTGTATTAATGAATATGTTCAAAAGTGATGAATGGAATGATCAAAAGCTTGAGGTTCAAGAAATCATCCTGAGaaactttttaaaaagaattatCGTTAATAAACCACACACCTGGGGTGTAtctgttttctttactCAATTGATAAACAGTAGTGACATCCACCTTCTAGATCTGCCCTTTGTACAAAGTGTTCCAGAAATTAAACTAATTTTACAACAATTAGTGaaatattccaaaaaatACACCAACTGTGAACAAGATGACAAATCCTCTACCGTTGATAGAAGGCAAACCCCCCTACAATCCAACGCATAA
- the CDC50 gene encoding aminophospholipid translocase regulatory protein CDC50 (Endosomal protein that interacts with phospholipid flippase Drs2p~similar to YCR094W) gives MVSLFRRGKAPLTKEGPTSKKPPNTAFRQQRLKAWQPILSPQSVLPLLIFVACIFTPIGIGLIVGATKVQDLTIDYSHCDTKASTTAFADIPKKYIKYHFKSKVENKPQWKLTKDESGEQSCELQFEIPNDINKSVFIYYKLTNFYQNHRRYVQSFDTKQILGESIKLDDLDTSCSPIRSRDDKIIYPCGLIANSMFNDTFSQVLSGIDGTGDYNLTNKHISWSIDRHRFKATKYNVSDIVPPPNWMKKYPDGYTDENLPDIHTWEEFQVWMRTAAFPKFYKLALKNESAPLPKGKYQMNIELNYPISLFGGTKSFVLTTNGAIGGRNMSLGVLYLIVAGLCALFGIVFLVKLIFQPRAMGDHTYLNFHDDENEDYENIHAENTTLREIL, from the coding sequence ATGGTTTCATTATTCAGAAGAGGTAAGGCTCCACTCACGAAAGAAGGGCCCACGTCTAAGAAGCCTCCAAACACAGCGTTTAGACAACAAAGGCTTAAGGCATGGCAACCAATACTGTCACCTCAAAGCGTGCTTCCATTATTAATATTTGTTGCATGTATCTTTACTCCTATTGGCATTGGACTCATTGTGGGCGCTACTAAGGTACAAGATCTAACAATTGATTACAGTCATTGTGATACAAAAGCCTCCACAACTGCTTTTGCAGATATACCAAAGAAGTATATTAAATATCACTTCAAAAGtaaagttgaaaataaacCACAATGGAAGCTAACCAAAGACGAAAGTGGTGAACAATCATGCGAGCTCCAGTTCGAAATCCCAAACGATATTAATAAATCCgtttttatatattataaatTGACCAATTTCTATCAGAATCATCGTAGGTATGTCCAATCGTTTGACACAAAGCAAATATTAGGGGAATCTATCAAGTTAGATGACTTGGATACAAGTTGTAGTCCCATAAGAAGTAGAGACgacaaaataatatatccTTGTGGGTTGATCGCCAATTCTATGTTCAATGACACATTTTCTCAAGTTTTGAGTGGTATTGACGGCACAGGTGACTATAATTTAACTAACAAGCATATATCGTGGAGCATAGATCGTCACAGATTTAAAGCTACCAAGTATAATGTTAGCGATATTGTCCCACCACCAAACTGGATGAAGAAGTATCCCGATGGATATACTGATGAAAATCTTCCAGATATCCATACTTGGGAAGAGTTTCAGGTATGGATGAGGACTGCAGCCTTTCCCAAGTTTTACAAGCTAGcgttgaaaaatgaatctGCTCCTTTGCCGAAGGGTAAATATCAAATGAATATTGAGTTGAATTATCCCATTTCACTCTTTGGTGGCACAAAATCATTTGTATTAACTACAAATGGAGCTATTGGTGGTAGAAATATGTCACTTGGTGTATTATACCTCATCGTCGCGGGACTTTGCGCTTTATTCGGCATCGTATTTTTGGTTaaattaatttttcaaccaAGAGCGATGGGTGATCATACTTATTTGAACTTtcatgatgatgaaaatgaggaTTATGAGAACATACACGCAGAAAATACAACATTGAGAGAGATTTTATAA
- the OCA4 gene encoding Oca4p (Cytoplasmic protein required for replication of Brome mosaic virus~similar to YCR095C) — MLVPPANFGIAEEGIYRCSKVETLNLSFLETLNLKTAIFIGGQEPSKFFKDFFTRSSIKWIVLRMSDFSAAAVPVKSSSVSNANLYSNNDSTLSLQDEKKKTTANASQNSITVDPVIQEELAYHLTDNDDLMLIKSTCLKRTFKTLLNADNYNVLLIDKTALVIGILRKIQKWNIASIINEYRLFSGKNRNYFAETFLEIISVDIEQEKDDKTIVNNNAKKYSLENNRTHSIEYKANSGKLIRVNEDDLCREPEVPQRLLTLINQIETKVKNNKVLQVSGVIGDDLKKTSSDLGIFGHRYRLAFNKKENGDYGYYKARGKDDVKIRIPSDPELPDWFKFQRDLWEKENVPEEHHFYREHIFT; from the coding sequence ATGTTGGTTCCTCCTGCCAATTTTGGCATTGCTGAAGAAGGAATATATAGATGTTCTAAAGTGGAAACATTGAACTTGTCCTTTCTGGAAACTCTTAATTTGAAGACTGCTATATTTATTGGAGGTCAAGAACCATctaagtttttcaaagattttttcacaAGGTCATCTATAAAATGGATTGTTCTAAGGATGTCCGATTTCTCAGCTGCGGCAGTTCCGGTGAAGAGCTCTTCTGTATCCAACGCCAACTTATACTCGAACAATGATAGTACTTTATCATTGcaggatgaaaaaaaaaaaaccactGCAAATGCGTCACAAAACTCTATTACAGTGGACCCTGTAATTCAAGAGGAATTGGCTTACCACTTGACTGACAATGACGACTTAATGCTAATTAAGAGCACGTGTTTAAAGAGAACTTTCAAAACATTATTGAATGCGGATAATTATAATGTTTTGTTGATAGATAAAACAGCGTTGGTCATTGGTATACttcgaaaaattcaaaaatggaatattgCATCAATCATAAATGAATACAGATTATTTTCTGGtaaaaatagaaattaTTTTGCGGAAACATTTCTAGAAATAATAAGTGTTGACATAGAACAGGAAAAGGATGATAAGACAATTGTTAACAATAACGCTAAGAAATATTCCCTTGAGAACAATAGAACACACTCGATAGAGTACAAAGCCAATTCTGGTAAGCTTATTAGAgtaaatgaagatgacCTTTGCAGGGAGCCAGAAGTACCTCAACGGCTTTTAACATTAATAAATCAAATTGAAACTAAGgtaaaaaataacaagGTATTACAAGTAAGTGGAGTCATAGGAgatgatttgaagaaaacctCTTCCGACCTTGGAATTTTTGGCCATAGGTATAGATTAGCAttcaacaaaaaagaaaacggGGATTACGGCTATTATAAAGCAAGAGGGAAAGACGATGTCAAAATAAGGATACCAAGTGATCCTGAATTACCAGATTGGTTCAAGTTCCAACGAGATCTGtgggaaaaagaaaacgttCCGGAAGAGCATCACTTTTATAGGGAACATATTTTTACATAG
- the HMRA2 gene encoding homeodomain mating type protein a2 (Silenced copy of a2 at HMR~similar to YCR096C) yields the protein MRSIENDRSNYQLTQKNKSADGLVFNVVTQDMINKSTKPYRGHRFTKENVRILESWFAKNIENPYLDTKGLENLMKNTSLSRIQIKNWVSNRRRKEKTITIAPELADLLSGEPLAKKKE from the coding sequence ATGCGCAGCATAGAAAACGATAGAAGTAATTATCAACTTACacagaaaaataaatcgGCGGATGGGTTGGTATTTAATGTGGTAACTCAAGATATGATAAACAAAAGTACTAAACCTTACAGAGGACACCGGtttacaaaagaaaatgtccGAATACTAGAAAGTTGGTTTGCAAAGAACATCGAGAACCCATATCTAGATACCAAGGGCCTAGAGAAtctaatgaagaatacCAGTTTATCTCGCattcaaatcaaaaactGGGTTTCgaatagaagaagaaaagaaaaaacaataacaatcGCTCCAGAATTAGCGGACCTCTTGAGCGGTGAGCCTCtggcaaagaagaaagaatga
- the HMRA1 gene encoding Hmra1p (Silenced copy of a1 at HMR~similar to YCR097W) — protein MDDICSIAENINRTLFSILGTEIDEINLDTNNLYNFIMESNLTKVEQRTLHKNISNNRLEIYHDIKKEKNPKGKSSISPQARAFLEQVFRRKQSLNSKEKEEVAKKCGITPLQVRVWSGFSFSFSFPQQYNFINPGFGFVEWLTNNYAEVRGDGYWEDVFVHLAL, from the exons ATGGACGATATTTGTAGTATAGCTGAGAACATAAACAGAACTCTGTTTAGCATTTTAGGTACTGAGATTGATGAAATCAATCTCGATACTAATAATCTTTATAAT TTTATAATGGAAAGTAATTTAACTAAAGTAGAACAACGTACATTAcacaaaaatatttctaaCAATAGGTTAGAAATATATCACGATatcaaaaaagagaagaacCCAAAGGgaaaatcatcaatatcaccCCAAGCACGGGCGTTTTTAGAACAGGTTtttagaagaaaacaaagtcTTAATTccaaagagaaagaagaagttgcaaaaaaatgtggTATTACTCCACTTCAAGTTAGAGTTTGG TCgggtttttcttttagctTCAGCTTTCCGCAACAGTATAATTTTATAAACCCTGGTTTTGGTTTTGTAGAGTGGTTGACGAATAATTATGCTGAAGTACGTGGTGACGGATATTGGGAAGATGTGTTTGTACATTTGGCCTTATAG